One segment of Comamonas thiooxydans DNA contains the following:
- a CDS encoding Tn3 family transposase — protein MPRRSILSAAERESLLALPDTKDDLIRHYTFSDTDLSIIRQRRGPANRLGFAVQLCYLRFPGIFLGVDQAPSLPLLKLVADQLKVGVESWDDYGQREQTRREHLVELQTVFGFQPFTMSHYRQAVHTLTDLAMQTDKGIVLASTLVEHLRRQSIILPALNAIERASAEAITRANRRIYDALAEPLSDTHRRRLDDLLRRRDNGKTTWLAWLRQSPVKPNSRHMLEHIERLKAWQALDLPSGIERSVHQNRLLKIAREGGQMTPADLAKFEPQRRCATLVALAIEGMATVTDEIIDLHDRILGKLFNAAKNKHQQQFQASGKAINAKVRLFGRIGQALIEAKQAGRDPFAAIEAVMSWDAFAESVTEAQKLAQPDDFDFLHRIGESYATLRRYAPEFLAVLKLRAAPAAKNVLDAIEVLRGMNTDNARKVPADAPTDFIKPRWQKLVMTDAGIDRRYYELCALSELKNSLRSGDIWVQGSRQFKDFEDYLVPPAKFASLKQSSALPLAVATDGDQYLHDRLTLLEAQLATVNRMAAANDLPNAIITESGLKITPLDAAVPDTAQALIDQTAMILPHVKITELLLEVDEWTGFTRHFTHLKSGDLAKDKNLLLTTILADAINLGLTKMAESCPGTTYAKLAWLQAWHTRDETYSTALAELVNAQFRHPFAEHWGDGTTSSSDGQNFRTGSKAESTGHINPKYGSSPGRTFYTHISDQYAPFHTKVVNVGVRDSTYVLDGLLYHESDLRIEEHYTDTAGFTDHVFALMHLLGFRFAPRIRDLGDTKLFIPKGDTAYDALKPMISSDRLNIKAIRAHWDEILRLATSIKQGTVTASLMLRKLGSYPRQNGLAIALRELGRIERTLFILDWLQSVELRRRVHAGLNKGEARNALARAVFFNRLGEIRDRSFEQQRYRASGLNLVTAAVVLWNTVYLERAAHALRGNGHAVDDALLQYLSPLGWEHINLTGDYLWRSSAKIGAGKFRPLRPLQPA, from the coding sequence ATGCCTCGTCGTTCCATACTGTCCGCCGCCGAGCGCGAAAGCCTGTTGGCGTTGCCGGACACCAAGGACGACCTAATTCGACATTACACGTTCAGCGATACCGATCTCTCCATCATCCGCCAGCGGCGCGGGCCTGCGAATCGCTTGGGCTTTGCCGTGCAGCTCTGCTACCTGCGCTTTCCCGGAATCTTCCTTGGTGTCGATCAGGCGCCGTCTTTGCCCCTACTGAAACTGGTCGCCGACCAGCTCAAGGTCGGCGTCGAAAGCTGGGACGACTACGGACAGCGGGAGCAGACCCGGCGCGAGCACCTGGTCGAGCTGCAAACGGTGTTTGGCTTCCAGCCGTTCACCATGAGCCACTACCGGCAGGCCGTGCACACGCTGACCGACCTGGCCATGCAAACCGACAAAGGCATCGTGCTGGCTAGCACCTTGGTTGAGCATCTGCGGCGACAGTCGATCATCCTGCCCGCGCTCAACGCCATCGAGCGCGCTAGCGCCGAGGCCATCACTCGCGCCAACCGGCGCATCTATGATGCCTTGGCCGAACCACTGTCGGACACGCATCGCCGCCGCCTCGACGATCTGCTCAGGCGCCGGGACAACGGCAAAACGACCTGGCTGGCCTGGCTGCGCCAGTCGCCGGTTAAACCGAACTCGCGGCACATGCTGGAACACATCGAACGCCTCAAGGCGTGGCAGGCGCTCGATCTGCCTTCCGGTATCGAGCGGTCGGTGCACCAGAACCGCCTGCTCAAGATCGCCCGTGAGGGTGGCCAGATGACGCCCGCCGACTTAGCCAAGTTCGAGCCGCAACGGCGCTGCGCCACCCTCGTGGCGCTGGCCATCGAGGGCATGGCCACGGTCACCGACGAAATCATCGACTTGCACGACCGCATCCTGGGCAAGCTGTTCAACGCCGCCAAGAACAAGCATCAGCAGCAGTTTCAGGCATCCGGCAAGGCGATCAACGCCAAGGTGCGGCTGTTCGGGCGCATCGGCCAGGCGCTGATCGAGGCCAAGCAAGCTGGCCGCGATCCGTTCGCCGCCATCGAGGCCGTCATGTCCTGGGATGCCTTCGCCGAAAGCGTCACCGAGGCGCAGAAGCTCGCTCAGCCCGATGACTTCGATTTCCTGCACCGCATCGGCGAAAGTTACGCCACCTTGCGCCGCTACGCGCCGGAATTCCTTGCCGTGCTCAAGCTGCGGGCCGCACCCGCCGCCAAGAACGTGCTCGATGCCATCGAGGTACTGCGTGGCATGAACACCGACAACGCCCGCAAAGTGCCTGCCGATGCCCCGACCGACTTCATCAAGCCGCGCTGGCAGAAGCTGGTGATGACTGACGCGGGTATCGACCGGCGCTACTACGAGCTGTGCGCGCTGTCCGAGCTGAAGAACTCGCTGCGCTCGGGCGACATCTGGGTGCAGGGATCGCGCCAGTTCAAGGACTTCGAGGACTACCTGGTGCCGCCCGCGAAGTTCGCCAGCCTCAAGCAGTCCAGCGCATTGCCGCTGGCCGTGGCCACTGACGGCGACCAGTACCTGCACGACCGCCTGACGCTGCTTGAAGCGCAGCTTGCCACGGTCAACCGCATGGCAGCGGCCAACGACCTGCCGAATGCGATCATCACCGAGTCGGGCCTGAAGATCACGCCGCTGGATGCGGCGGTACCCGACACCGCGCAGGCGCTGATCGACCAGACAGCCATGATCCTGCCACACGTCAAGATCACCGAACTGCTGCTCGAAGTCGATGAGTGGACGGGCTTCACCCGCCACTTCACGCACCTGAAATCGGGCGATCTGGCCAAGGACAAAAATCTGCTGTTGACCACCATCCTGGCCGACGCGATCAACCTGGGCCTGACCAAGATGGCCGAGTCCTGCCCCGGCACGACCTACGCCAAGCTCGCCTGGCTACAAGCCTGGCATACCCGCGACGAAACCTATTCGACAGCGCTGGCCGAGTTGGTGAACGCCCAATTCCGGCATCCCTTCGCCGAACACTGGGGCGACGGCACCACGTCATCGTCGGACGGCCAGAACTTCCGAACCGGGAGCAAGGCCGAGAGTACCGGTCACATCAACCCGAAATATGGCAGCAGCCCTGGGCGAACCTTCTACACCCATATATCCGACCAGTACGCGCCGTTCCACACCAAGGTGGTCAATGTCGGCGTGCGCGACTCGACCTATGTACTTGACGGCCTGCTGTACCACGAGTCCGACCTGCGCATCGAGGAACACTACACCGACACGGCAGGCTTCACCGATCACGTCTTTGCCCTGATGCATCTCCTGGGCTTCCGCTTTGCGCCGCGCATCCGTGACCTGGGCGACACCAAGCTGTTCATCCCCAAGGGGGATACCGCCTATGACGCGCTCAAACCGATGATTAGCAGCGACAGGCTGAACATCAAGGCTATTCGTGCCCACTGGGATGAAATTCTGCGGCTGGCGACCTCGATCAAGCAGGGCACGGTGACAGCCTCGCTGATGCTTCGGAAACTCGGCAGCTATCCGCGCCAGAACGGCTTAGCCATCGCCCTGCGCGAGCTGGGGCGCATCGAACGCACGCTGTTCATCCTGGACTGGTTGCAAAGCGTGGAGCTGCGCCGCCGCGTCCACGCTGGACTGAACAAGGGCGAAGCGCGCAACGCGCTGGCCCGCGCCGTATTCTTCAACCGTCTGGGCGAAATCCGCGACCGCAGCTTCGAGCAGCAGCGCTACCGGGCCAGCGGCCTCAACCTGGTGACGGCGGCCGTCGTGTTGTGGAACACGGTCTATCTGGAGCGCGCAGCACATGCGTTGCGTGGCAACGGGCATGCTGTCGATGACGCGCTATTGCAATACCTGTCGCCGCTCGGCTGGGAACACATCAACCTGACCGGCGATTACCTCTGGCGCAGCAGCGCCAAGATCGGCGCGGGCAAGTTCAGGCCGCTACGACCGTTGCAACCGGCTTAG
- a CDS encoding alpha/beta fold hydrolase: protein MTNTTKETSRRLVRYLPPKSNTEVHIEYADQGTGRIICILPSLARSGRDYDVVADYLQQDGFRVIRPEPRGIGHSHGPMQGLSLHDFAADVAAVLDQERTGPILIVGHAWGSQPARMLAADRPDLVCGVIMAAASAGKLPPESSEMPYSRLRDAIDGASDFSLSEEQRLDCLRRAFFAPGHDPRVWLDGWNTETHEAQSHARRSTPVDDYFSAGTHVPILDLQAEHDAVVIPKVMKLYLGERVTEQVISDAGHAMAPEQPRAMADAIAAFAHRIYQK from the coding sequence ATGACTAACACAACTAAAGAGACATCACGCCGACTTGTTCGGTACCTCCCACCAAAGAGCAATACGGAAGTTCATATCGAATATGCCGATCAAGGCACTGGTCGAATCATTTGCATTCTTCCTTCCTTGGCTCGATCAGGTCGCGATTACGACGTCGTGGCGGACTACCTGCAGCAAGACGGCTTCCGCGTAATTCGCCCAGAGCCGCGCGGTATCGGGCACAGCCATGGTCCCATGCAGGGCCTCAGCTTGCATGACTTTGCCGCCGATGTGGCCGCTGTCTTAGATCAGGAACGCACCGGCCCTATCCTCATAGTGGGTCATGCCTGGGGCAGCCAACCCGCTCGCATGCTGGCCGCTGATCGACCCGACTTGGTATGCGGCGTCATCATGGCTGCTGCATCTGCGGGCAAGCTTCCGCCTGAGTCGAGCGAAATGCCATACAGCCGTCTGCGCGACGCCATAGATGGAGCAAGTGACTTTAGCCTGTCAGAGGAACAGCGGCTGGACTGCCTGCGCCGAGCCTTCTTTGCCCCTGGTCACGATCCACGCGTCTGGCTAGACGGCTGGAACACTGAGACTCACGAGGCTCAAAGCCATGCTCGACGCAGCACCCCTGTCGATGACTATTTCTCTGCTGGTACCCATGTGCCCATCCTGGATCTACAGGCCGAGCACGATGCGGTAGTGATTCCGAAGGTAATGAAACTCTACCTTGGCGAGCGTGTCACTGAGCAGGTGATTAGTGACGCCGGTCACGCAATGGCACCAGAGCAGCCACGTGCCATGGCCGATGCCATCGCTGCTTTTGCTCATCGCATCTATCAGAAGTAA
- a CDS encoding tripartite tricarboxylate transporter substrate binding protein, which yields MKHSFQRTIRTSLKAATMFAATLAIGLNAAQAAFPDKPVKLVVPFAPGGGADLIARTLAVGMSQELGQSVIVENKPGAGTIIGSEMVAKSAPDGYTLLVSSIAHSVNPSLMEKLPYATEKAFTPVSMVVRSPNVLVVRASSPYKTVKEIIAAAKAKPNQLTYASPGNGTSSHLAAALFADLAKLQIQHITYKGSSPALTDLLGGQTDILFGTSGSVGPFIDSGKLRALAVTSATRSSAYPNVPTMAEAGVAGYVSEGWYGLHAPAGTPAAIIEQLNAATRKAAQSDFFKSKLVHEGMVAQTGTPTEYEAFVRTEIARWSKLVKADVITK from the coding sequence ATGAAACATTCCTTCCAACGCACTATTAGAACGTCCCTCAAGGCGGCCACTATGTTTGCGGCCACCCTGGCCATTGGTCTCAACGCGGCCCAGGCAGCGTTCCCTGACAAACCAGTTAAGTTAGTGGTTCCATTCGCACCCGGAGGTGGGGCAGATCTGATCGCGCGAACGCTCGCAGTCGGAATGTCACAAGAACTCGGGCAATCGGTCATCGTTGAAAACAAACCTGGAGCAGGCACCATCATCGGCTCGGAAATGGTTGCCAAGAGTGCTCCGGACGGCTACACGCTACTCGTGTCCTCTATAGCGCACTCGGTCAACCCGAGTCTTATGGAAAAGCTTCCTTACGCTACAGAAAAAGCTTTCACGCCGGTGTCCATGGTGGTGCGCTCCCCAAATGTACTGGTCGTGCGCGCAAGTAGCCCGTACAAGACAGTCAAGGAGATCATTGCGGCAGCCAAAGCAAAGCCCAACCAGCTGACATACGCATCGCCTGGTAACGGGACTTCGTCTCACCTCGCTGCAGCTCTTTTTGCGGATCTGGCTAAGCTACAGATTCAGCACATCACCTACAAAGGATCCTCCCCTGCCCTCACTGATTTGCTGGGCGGGCAGACCGACATCCTGTTCGGCACATCGGGTTCTGTTGGTCCATTCATTGACAGCGGAAAACTAAGAGCGCTAGCGGTGACTTCGGCGACTCGCTCGAGCGCCTACCCGAATGTACCCACCATGGCTGAAGCCGGTGTCGCAGGATATGTATCGGAGGGTTGGTACGGCCTGCATGCTCCCGCCGGCACGCCTGCCGCCATCATTGAACAACTCAATGCCGCGACCCGTAAAGCGGCTCAGAGCGACTTCTTTAAATCGAAGTTGGTTCATGAAGGCATGGTGGCCCAAACGGGCACTCCAACCGAATACGAAGCATTTGTTCGAACTGAGATTGCCCGTTGGTCCAAGCTTGTCAAGGCAGACGTGATCACGAAATAA
- a CDS encoding tripartite tricarboxylate transporter substrate binding protein has product MNKANTSLALRLALTSALFGISAIASAQDYPSKTIRMVIPYTPGGSIDTVGRLVADQLQRQLGQPIVIENTPGASGLLGSMHVKNAKADGYTLLFNASSQAYLPLVVAKKTYDPQRDFTPVAQIGYVPLIVAVNNGVQAKTIEEFIKLAKANPGKFTWATSGLGTTSHLSEEMLNRALGLQMEIVPYKGAVPQLTDVVGGHVSAAISPMPGVTPFVQAGRLRPLAVTSKTRAPSLPDVPALAESTVPGFELLSWYGVWGPANMPVEVTNRLNAEIAKAVEAPSLKTKFAELSFVPTKSSPSQFRQLIAEDLLKIGKAVKEAEIRIDF; this is encoded by the coding sequence ATGAACAAAGCAAATACCTCGCTCGCCCTGAGACTTGCTCTAACAAGCGCCTTGTTTGGAATTAGCGCGATAGCTAGTGCGCAAGACTATCCGAGCAAGACCATCCGTATGGTGATTCCCTACACTCCAGGAGGATCCATCGATACCGTTGGCAGACTGGTAGCTGACCAGTTGCAGCGCCAACTCGGTCAGCCGATCGTCATTGAAAACACACCAGGCGCTTCTGGCCTCCTTGGTTCCATGCATGTGAAGAACGCGAAGGCCGATGGCTACACTTTGCTGTTCAACGCCTCCAGCCAGGCATACCTGCCGCTCGTAGTTGCCAAGAAGACCTACGACCCGCAGCGAGACTTCACTCCTGTGGCGCAGATAGGGTACGTGCCGCTAATCGTTGCCGTAAACAACGGGGTTCAAGCCAAAACGATCGAAGAATTCATCAAATTGGCCAAAGCCAACCCTGGGAAATTCACTTGGGCAACTTCAGGCTTAGGTACGACCAGTCACTTGAGTGAAGAAATGCTCAACCGAGCACTTGGTCTGCAAATGGAGATCGTTCCTTACAAGGGCGCTGTGCCTCAATTGACTGACGTGGTTGGTGGCCATGTCTCCGCCGCGATCTCGCCTATGCCCGGGGTCACACCCTTTGTTCAGGCTGGCCGCCTGCGGCCGCTGGCGGTGACTAGCAAAACGCGAGCTCCATCACTGCCAGACGTTCCGGCGCTAGCTGAAAGCACTGTCCCGGGATTCGAGTTGTTGTCTTGGTATGGCGTATGGGGCCCAGCCAACATGCCAGTCGAAGTTACCAACAGACTGAATGCAGAGATCGCCAAGGCCGTCGAAGCACCGTCCTTAAAGACCAAATTTGCCGAGCTGTCATTTGTGCCTACAAAGTCCAGCCCCTCGCAATTTCGGCAGCTGATCGCAGAAGACTTGCTGAAAATCGGCAAAGCGGTCAAGGAAGCTGAGATTCGAATTGACTTCTAA
- a CDS encoding tripartite tricarboxylate transporter substrate binding protein → MSHSVFTRRQVLRTGTALASASSLISLEAWSADNFPTRTIRVIVPFAPGGGTDVIGRALLEGMQRELGKALIIDNKPGGGTIIGTDIVAKSPADGYTLLLTTSAIAINDSLVKKLPYKTQKDFTEVARVCSGPNVLVTPPNSRFKSVADVIAAAKAAPGRLTYASSGNGSAVHLAGELFKTMADVDITHVPYRGAGPAYTDLIGGQVDLLFGTAGGVAKMVASGTMRPLGITSPKRSEAYKGVPAIAETLPGYEADVWYAAFAPAGTPAPVISKINAALRKVAETSAYRERLAREGLTVAVNTPEQMTQFMRAEEARWRKVVIAGKVTID, encoded by the coding sequence ATGTCGCACTCTGTTTTCACACGTCGCCAGGTTCTGCGGACCGGTACAGCTCTTGCCTCGGCTTCGTCACTTATAAGCTTGGAAGCCTGGTCTGCCGACAACTTCCCGACACGCACCATACGTGTGATCGTGCCGTTCGCCCCGGGCGGGGGCACCGATGTCATCGGGCGGGCTTTGCTGGAAGGAATGCAGCGGGAACTTGGAAAAGCCTTGATCATTGACAACAAGCCCGGTGGCGGCACCATCATAGGCACAGACATCGTGGCCAAATCGCCTGCCGACGGCTACACGTTGCTTCTTACGACCTCAGCTATTGCGATCAACGACTCTCTGGTCAAGAAGCTCCCCTACAAGACGCAAAAGGACTTCACTGAAGTGGCACGGGTCTGCAGCGGGCCTAACGTCCTGGTCACCCCCCCCAACAGCCGCTTCAAAAGCGTCGCTGACGTCATTGCTGCCGCGAAAGCAGCCCCCGGAAGGCTGACGTATGCATCGTCGGGCAACGGATCTGCCGTCCACTTGGCTGGCGAACTGTTCAAGACCATGGCTGACGTGGATATCACGCATGTGCCTTACCGAGGAGCTGGCCCTGCTTACACCGACCTGATTGGCGGTCAAGTCGACCTTTTGTTCGGTACGGCGGGTGGAGTGGCAAAAATGGTTGCTAGCGGCACAATGCGACCGCTCGGCATAACCTCTCCAAAACGCAGCGAAGCCTACAAAGGGGTTCCAGCAATTGCAGAGACCCTGCCAGGGTATGAGGCCGATGTCTGGTACGCAGCGTTTGCACCTGCGGGAACGCCAGCACCAGTCATTTCGAAGATTAATGCAGCTCTACGCAAAGTTGCAGAAACAAGCGCTTATCGCGAGCGCCTTGCTCGCGAAGGGTTGACGGTAGCGGTAAATACGCCGGAGCAAATGACCCAGTTCATGCGCGCCGAGGAGGCACGCTGGCGTAAGGTGGTGATCGCTGGCAAAGTCACTATCGACTGA
- a CDS encoding LysR family transcriptional regulator — protein MDLRQLEYFVAVAEQGSFSRAAATLNLAQPSVSRQIALLEEELGQRLLERTGRGVTATAAGHALLAHARVMLNAASQALSDLKEMHSEPVGRIVVGLPNRVAMGLGVPLIREFRRRLPNALLSVVEGLSLSLREGLIAGRIDLGLLFDPAPTPLLSYEPLMRERMVLVAPKGYRLPRQVSLEVLADFPLVLPGSHNPIRSLVDSVLLPHRIVLNVVAEVGAVHTALAVVEDGLACSILPDSALCLSSRRSEIQATPIGPPAIHNLLVLAMPRARPATRLVAETAKLLRELDFRNGARSL, from the coding sequence ATGGATCTGCGGCAGCTTGAATACTTCGTCGCTGTTGCTGAGCAAGGTAGTTTCAGCCGTGCCGCAGCGACCCTCAACCTTGCGCAACCCAGTGTCAGTCGGCAGATAGCCTTGCTGGAAGAGGAGCTTGGACAACGTTTGTTGGAACGCACCGGGAGGGGGGTCACTGCGACAGCTGCCGGTCATGCGCTGCTCGCTCATGCGCGCGTCATGCTCAATGCGGCCAGCCAAGCACTGTCGGACCTTAAGGAGATGCATTCAGAACCCGTTGGACGAATCGTCGTTGGCTTGCCTAATCGAGTGGCCATGGGCTTGGGGGTCCCCCTGATTCGGGAATTTCGGCGTCGTTTGCCGAATGCATTGTTGTCCGTAGTCGAGGGGCTTAGTCTTTCGCTGCGCGAAGGCTTAATAGCAGGTCGTATCGATCTGGGTTTGCTATTTGATCCAGCACCCACGCCGCTGCTGTCGTATGAACCGTTGATGCGCGAGCGGATGGTGCTTGTTGCGCCGAAAGGCTACCGATTACCGAGGCAAGTTAGCCTTGAGGTGTTGGCCGACTTCCCGTTGGTGCTGCCAGGGTCGCACAACCCGATCCGGAGTCTGGTGGATTCGGTGCTTCTGCCCCACCGCATCGTGCTGAACGTCGTTGCGGAGGTTGGGGCAGTGCATACCGCATTGGCGGTGGTGGAGGACGGCCTAGCTTGTTCTATTCTTCCAGACAGTGCCCTGTGCTTGAGCAGTAGAAGGTCAGAGATCCAAGCAACTCCGATTGGACCGCCAGCCATTCACAATCTCTTAGTCCTCGCAATGCCGCGTGCTCGGCCCGCAACACGTCTGGTCGCAGAGACTGCCAAACTGCTGCGAGAGTTGGATTTCCGTAACGGGGCACGCTCACTTTGA
- a CDS encoding SDR family NAD(P)-dependent oxidoreductase, whose protein sequence is MRRFESKIAIVTGAGCVGAGWGNGRAMAVRLAEEGAKVLAVDRDQDRLNETLSLAGDAASSITTCICDVTSSASVQAMVEACLSTYGAPDILINNVGGSAAGGPVQLSEEAWDSQIDINLKSVFLTCKYVLPHMVEHKRGAIVNVASTSGLRWTGSAQVAYAASKAGVIHLSRVVAVQHAPDGIRVNTVVPGQLHTPMVEVRLAKQRTGGDVESLLASRVKRIPLGFMGDGRDTASAALYLASDEAQFITGTELVVDGGMTARCD, encoded by the coding sequence ATGAGAAGGTTCGAATCCAAAATCGCCATCGTAACGGGCGCCGGTTGCGTCGGAGCAGGCTGGGGCAACGGTCGTGCAATGGCCGTTCGCCTCGCCGAGGAAGGCGCCAAAGTACTGGCTGTCGATCGCGACCAGGATCGATTGAATGAAACGCTATCTCTAGCGGGCGATGCAGCCTCTTCCATCACGACCTGCATCTGTGATGTGACCAGTTCTGCAAGCGTACAAGCCATGGTCGAAGCATGTCTGTCGACTTATGGTGCCCCGGACATCTTGATCAACAACGTAGGCGGCTCCGCTGCAGGAGGGCCAGTGCAGTTGAGCGAGGAAGCCTGGGACAGTCAGATTGACATCAACCTCAAAAGCGTCTTCCTGACCTGCAAATATGTGCTGCCACACATGGTGGAGCACAAACGCGGCGCCATTGTCAATGTGGCGTCCACATCAGGCCTTCGCTGGACTGGCAGCGCTCAGGTTGCTTACGCCGCAAGCAAAGCCGGCGTGATCCATCTTTCTCGCGTAGTTGCCGTTCAGCATGCTCCGGATGGGATCCGCGTGAATACGGTAGTCCCAGGTCAGTTGCACACCCCTATGGTTGAGGTGCGCCTAGCCAAGCAGCGCACGGGAGGCGATGTGGAGTCTTTGCTGGCATCACGTGTCAAGCGTATTCCTCTTGGCTTCATGGGTGACGGTCGCGATACGGCAAGTGCTGCACTCTATCTCGCTAGTGACGAAGCACAGTTCATTACAGGAACGGAACTGGTCGTGGATGGTGGCATGACTGCTCGCTGCGACTGA